In Pseudomonas deceptionensis, a single window of DNA contains:
- a CDS encoding NEL-type E3 ubiquitin ligase domain-containing protein: MFDSNTQASSLMIQTARRGRHDAFLKRSLPPWLVDTSVERKTELKNTKPHIPEWYATATDRQKAQLKSLLEVRFTSQNRLDKHLSALQTAEAFAQPLLEVALNSAGFTLPVKNVYLRLYTPTVDAFGVRSGAHSVRTLSLLQAALHNFEQPESQANYFAEESGFITQPDELGRSQPYTTSLKLETFTQLCRDLDIGAQYQEHLQTYLNPQGRVSQGLLEQRYATQQKAMLKLDAEIALLKGDIDLNSHALMRRVINGERNIRVGEQQLWYRTPCVMELLLHGCVVFSFSEKYRYATDLIVWIPGDPEHPLKWYASYDDFRDELVRKLTARSSALTQIGLTPYQAFISRFIQQTDRPYYYRRLTERIKDAPDQPWGVEWFRSESTQFWFRALAPQASLVLVVSPSPETHKSRVQAEHPSISINATTLGDEGTWVDIDLWSTLLKQMRAQAFLNGQAMALPTAITDAHNRSLRYSHYLNIGLFAVNLVAMLIPPLGEVMLAVMAGQLLYETIEGIHEWSDGDKEAAWAHISDVLENMATLAVGAGVFHVASPIIDGLKKINLRNGTQRLWNLDLRPYERLIEISPGSRVSELGLHLIEGQKVLSHEGKTYVLEYDPIYEQYRGIHPTNPTAYRPEFKSSGYGVWVDEGDQPLTWSRTTLKRRLGPLVKGLRDIDIELMLKVCDVQEGDLRRMYTEGEPMPVLLLENLRQFEAYTMARRAVAEVRGGCISEELCGYAAALTVDMPGWPASKAVVVSDSHELDASSISYGNARATQADVINVSRADLMAGELPGRVVDALSVPQLEALLGNRMPFERADRLAMFKEQLSVHMEKNIQRLFNSLREERVATAEPAHPSIELIKQMFPKLPRVMALRLVAQAGPDELKQLATGKVPLRLMEAARTLQRNARLSCAYLGFYLDGLVTTDTEVLVLNTLKSLPGWKNDLRLEVREEHFKGQLRASIGAQDAAHRKVLARISDGKYQALDEEGNQLHGIDDFYSSLQHALPDDYRKALGVPHVGQGLQLKRDLQHRALSRDQLQKLLKLKSDSRPFFLPPQRLVDGRLGYVLSGSAVLIEDDAQWAAMKVRLGRLYPTFTPNEINAFFKNKDASSKLRLQALEDEFDTFTTALWEWSYLSIEGKPVSATTTPQERRILRLKHQVRGRLEKAWRRSGQPHFDRTGQYLGQQLSFPLEGVGPVLQSLPALGADLGHVSKLSFSGVGVTDGIDTFLRSFKHLRELDITGESLTHLLPAITDMPFLEVLNLKGNAIVLTPEAIAQLRTLTLMRKLNFEGCPLGLPPDISRMPYLKRLTLTRCNLDRWPTGLFAHPRAREFKLLLDENPLRHIPDVGPGSDKAATVARTYLTLSELTTAVAERYNLYIESVGIDPLRLTLSRSEPDSLHWMSGLSPDQVAHNQALWNFVEAHAGSERFFNVIRDQARHLDLRSHAFKLDMTDKVWRMLQGISDSPELRDTLFEMATSPYFCVDAGVQLFNAMGVEVRLYEIYRGSPIFVGTEIFELARGKVRLDELGAIARARVRVLEAEGRLHPEYDANGNRVLHFDSLGRQIRDIDEVEIYLAYTTELAQRLNLPWQSPEMMFPESDVPPAMIERAFKRVQELEQGDGLIDQLLDQPIWIEYLKGAHAAQLKPIREKMIALTDLQTALRDWVEELGLTEQQRAELRTTIETAARLLGKSADEVALGRLMSNTVYDADMRELDAEEREVMHALTVQRSRPPLDSLLSDSGSDLD, translated from the coding sequence ATGTTTGATTCCAACACTCAAGCGTCCTCCCTGATGATTCAAACGGCACGGCGAGGGCGTCATGATGCCTTCCTTAAGCGATCACTTCCCCCATGGCTGGTCGATACCAGCGTTGAACGCAAGACCGAGCTCAAGAACACCAAGCCCCATATTCCGGAGTGGTACGCGACTGCGACCGACAGGCAAAAAGCACAGCTCAAATCGTTGCTTGAGGTTCGATTTACTTCGCAAAATCGCTTGGATAAACACCTTAGCGCTTTGCAGACGGCTGAGGCGTTCGCGCAACCGCTGTTGGAGGTCGCCCTCAACTCTGCAGGCTTCACACTGCCCGTGAAGAACGTGTATCTGCGGCTCTACACGCCGACGGTGGATGCTTTTGGCGTCAGATCCGGGGCGCACAGCGTGCGTACGTTGTCATTGCTGCAAGCGGCGCTGCACAACTTTGAGCAGCCCGAATCACAAGCCAATTACTTTGCTGAAGAGTCCGGTTTTATTACGCAGCCCGATGAACTGGGGCGATCTCAACCCTATACCACTTCATTGAAACTCGAGACCTTTACCCAGTTGTGCCGTGACCTTGATATTGGCGCTCAGTACCAGGAACACCTACAGACGTATTTGAACCCCCAGGGCCGGGTGTCCCAAGGCTTACTGGAACAACGCTATGCCACACAGCAAAAAGCCATGCTCAAGCTGGATGCGGAAATTGCCTTGCTCAAAGGGGACATTGATCTCAACAGCCATGCTCTGATGCGGCGAGTGATCAACGGTGAGCGCAACATCAGAGTTGGCGAGCAGCAACTGTGGTATCGCACCCCCTGCGTGATGGAGCTTTTGCTGCATGGCTGCGTCGTGTTCTCTTTTAGCGAGAAATACCGATACGCCACTGATCTCATTGTCTGGATTCCCGGTGATCCCGAGCACCCCCTGAAGTGGTACGCCTCTTACGATGATTTTCGCGACGAACTGGTGCGCAAGCTCACGGCTCGCAGTTCGGCATTAACGCAGATAGGTTTGACGCCGTATCAGGCGTTTATTAGCCGGTTTATCCAACAAACGGATCGTCCTTATTACTACAGGCGCCTGACCGAACGAATCAAGGATGCTCCTGATCAGCCTTGGGGGGTGGAGTGGTTCCGCTCCGAAAGTACCCAATTCTGGTTTCGTGCTTTAGCGCCGCAAGCCTCGTTGGTGCTAGTGGTATCGCCCAGCCCCGAAACCCACAAAAGCCGTGTTCAGGCTGAACATCCTTCGATCAGCATTAACGCCACTACTTTGGGCGACGAAGGCACCTGGGTAGACATTGACCTCTGGAGCACATTGCTCAAACAGATGCGCGCCCAAGCCTTTTTAAATGGGCAAGCCATGGCGCTGCCCACCGCGATTACCGATGCTCATAACCGATCATTGCGCTATTCGCACTACCTGAACATCGGGCTGTTTGCAGTCAACCTGGTGGCGATGCTTATACCGCCCCTGGGCGAAGTCATGTTGGCAGTCATGGCCGGGCAATTGCTCTACGAAACCATCGAGGGTATTCACGAGTGGTCTGATGGCGACAAGGAAGCAGCCTGGGCCCATATCAGCGACGTGCTGGAAAATATGGCGACATTGGCAGTAGGTGCTGGTGTCTTTCACGTTGCGTCACCGATTATCGATGGCCTCAAAAAAATCAACTTGCGCAATGGGACTCAACGCCTGTGGAACCTTGACCTGCGTCCCTATGAGCGCTTGATTGAAATTTCCCCAGGCTCCAGGGTGAGTGAGCTGGGGCTGCACCTGATTGAGGGGCAGAAAGTGTTGTCGCACGAAGGTAAAACCTATGTGCTGGAATATGACCCCATTTACGAGCAATACCGCGGCATTCACCCCACAAACCCCACTGCCTACAGGCCCGAGTTTAAGAGCAGCGGGTATGGGGTATGGGTGGATGAAGGAGATCAGCCTCTTACATGGAGTCGCACGACACTGAAGCGTCGCTTGGGGCCATTGGTGAAAGGCCTGCGGGACATAGATATAGAGCTCATGCTCAAGGTGTGTGACGTGCAAGAGGGGGACCTGCGGCGCATGTATACCGAGGGCGAGCCGATGCCAGTGTTACTGCTGGAAAACTTGCGCCAATTTGAGGCCTACACCATGGCCAGGAGAGCCGTCGCTGAAGTGCGGGGCGGTTGTATTTCCGAAGAGCTGTGCGGCTATGCGGCCGCGCTCACGGTTGATATGCCCGGCTGGCCAGCGTCCAAAGCGGTTGTAGTGTCTGATTCACACGAGCTGGACGCGAGCAGCATCAGTTATGGCAACGCCAGGGCAACGCAGGCTGATGTGATCAACGTCAGTCGGGCTGATTTGATGGCAGGCGAGCTGCCGGGCCGCGTGGTGGACGCCTTGAGCGTGCCGCAACTTGAAGCGCTGCTGGGCAATCGCATGCCCTTTGAACGGGCAGATCGCCTGGCTATGTTCAAAGAACAGTTGAGCGTGCATATGGAAAAAAATATTCAGCGTCTGTTCAACAGCTTGCGTGAGGAGCGTGTAGCCACAGCAGAGCCTGCGCATCCGTCCATTGAATTGATTAAACAGATGTTTCCAAAACTACCCAGGGTGATGGCTCTGCGGTTGGTCGCCCAGGCGGGCCCTGACGAACTTAAACAGCTCGCCACGGGCAAGGTGCCCTTACGTTTGATGGAGGCGGCCCGCACGTTGCAGCGCAATGCTCGGCTTTCCTGCGCGTACTTGGGGTTTTATCTGGACGGATTGGTAACGACAGATACCGAAGTCCTGGTCTTGAATACGCTCAAATCGCTGCCCGGATGGAAAAACGACCTGCGCCTTGAAGTGCGCGAGGAGCACTTCAAAGGTCAACTGCGGGCCAGCATTGGCGCGCAGGATGCCGCCCATCGAAAAGTACTGGCGAGAATCTCCGATGGCAAATACCAGGCGTTGGATGAAGAGGGCAATCAGCTGCATGGCATCGATGACTTTTACAGCAGCTTGCAACACGCCTTGCCGGATGATTATCGAAAAGCACTTGGGGTACCTCATGTTGGGCAAGGTTTGCAGTTAAAACGTGATTTGCAGCATCGAGCGTTATCCCGCGACCAACTGCAAAAACTGCTGAAATTGAAATCCGACAGCCGCCCCTTTTTTTTGCCGCCCCAGCGTTTGGTTGATGGCCGGTTGGGTTATGTGCTCAGCGGTAGTGCTGTGCTTATTGAGGATGACGCTCAATGGGCTGCGATGAAAGTTCGGCTGGGACGGCTTTATCCAACGTTCACGCCGAACGAGATAAACGCTTTTTTTAAAAATAAAGATGCCTCCTCGAAACTTCGCCTCCAAGCGTTGGAGGATGAATTTGATACGTTCACCACTGCACTGTGGGAGTGGAGTTATCTGTCCATCGAGGGCAAACCTGTGAGTGCTACAACAACACCGCAAGAACGACGCATTCTAAGGCTCAAACATCAGGTGCGTGGGCGTCTGGAAAAAGCCTGGCGTCGATCCGGGCAGCCTCACTTTGACCGCACGGGGCAATACCTGGGCCAACAGTTGAGCTTTCCACTGGAGGGCGTGGGCCCGGTTTTGCAGAGCTTGCCGGCGCTGGGTGCTGACCTGGGTCATGTCAGCAAGCTTAGTTTCTCAGGGGTCGGGGTCACGGACGGGATTGACACATTTCTTCGCAGTTTCAAACACCTGCGAGAACTGGACATTACGGGCGAGTCTTTGACTCATTTGCTCCCGGCCATTACAGACATGCCTTTTTTAGAGGTACTCAATCTCAAAGGCAACGCTATTGTGCTGACCCCTGAGGCGATCGCTCAGTTGCGAACCTTGACCCTTATGCGCAAGCTGAACTTTGAGGGCTGCCCGTTGGGCTTGCCTCCGGATATCAGCCGCATGCCTTACCTGAAGCGATTGACGCTGACCCGGTGCAATCTTGATCGTTGGCCGACGGGGCTCTTCGCGCACCCGCGGGCACGTGAATTCAAGCTGCTTCTGGATGAGAACCCGCTTCGTCACATTCCCGATGTGGGGCCAGGTTCGGATAAGGCAGCAACCGTTGCGCGCACCTATTTGACCCTTAGTGAGCTAACCACGGCGGTGGCCGAGCGCTACAACCTGTATATCGAGTCGGTGGGTATAGACCCGCTGCGACTTACTCTTTCGAGATCTGAGCCCGATAGCCTCCACTGGATGAGTGGCTTGTCGCCCGACCAAGTGGCTCACAACCAGGCGCTATGGAACTTCGTAGAAGCACACGCAGGCTCTGAGCGCTTTTTCAATGTCATCCGCGATCAGGCTCGCCACTTGGACCTTCGCAGTCATGCGTTCAAGCTGGATATGACAGACAAGGTCTGGCGCATGCTGCAAGGGATCTCGGATAGCCCCGAACTTCGCGACACATTGTTCGAGATGGCGACCTCCCCTTATTTCTGCGTGGATGCGGGGGTGCAGTTGTTCAATGCGATGGGGGTCGAAGTCAGGCTGTATGAGATCTATCGGGGTTCCCCGATATTTGTCGGTACCGAAATTTTTGAGCTGGCCAGAGGCAAGGTGCGCCTGGATGAGTTGGGAGCCATTGCCAGGGCGCGGGTACGTGTGCTTGAAGCCGAAGGGCGTCTACACCCTGAGTACGATGCGAACGGTAATCGGGTTCTGCATTTTGACAGCCTTGGCAGGCAGATCCGCGACATTGATGAGGTTGAAATCTACCTGGCCTACACCACTGAGCTGGCGCAGAGGCTGAATTTGCCATGGCAGTCACCCGAAATGATGTTCCCCGAGTCTGATGTGCCCCCGGCAATGATAGAGCGTGCCTTTAAGCGAGTTCAGGAGCTGGAGCAAGGCGATGGCCTGATTGATCAACTTCTGGATCAGCCCATCTGGATCGAGTATTTGAAGGGCGCTCATGCTGCACAGCTCAAGCCGATAAGGGAAAAAATGATCGCTTTGACCGATTTGCAAACAGCGCTACGCGACTGGGTCGAAGAGCTGGGCTTAACTGAGCAACAGCGGGCGGAGCTACGCACAACCATCGAAACAGCCGCCCGCTTGCTGGGTAAATCTGCTGACGAGGTTGCCCTCGGCAGATTGATGTCCAATACGGTCTATGACGCTGACATGCGCGAGCTTGATGCCGAGGAGCGTGAAGTAATGCATGCCTTGACAGTACAACGCTCCAGACCGCCCCTGGATTCCCTGCTGAGCGATTCAGGCTCTGACCTGGATTAA
- a CDS encoding NEL-type E3 ubiquitin ligase domain-containing protein translates to MSETTGRVLLPGATPITEARHYEFLKASIPHYLVDAKPEHRAALKSTELRMPGWYGALTPARKKHLKPLLEARFTSQNRLDLYLNKVLPLEAFAQPLLEAALKTAGFTLNVNDVYLKLYIPAVDAFGVNTGGYGTYTLSLLQAALHNFEQPETQANFFAAESGFITRPDDLGRYQPYSTLLKIEVFTQLCRDLDLGAKYQEYLKPYLDPQEPVSQGVLEHRYFTQQKAMLKLDAQIALFKGDIRPDDHDLMLRVINGERNITYGDQQLWYRTPCVMELLLHGCVVFSFSEKYRYATDLIVWIPGDPEHPLKRYATYDDFRDELVRKLTARSSSLAQTGFTPYQAFISRFIKQSDRPYYYKRLTELVEDAPQQPWGVEWFRSETTQFWVRALAPQASLIFVVSPNPETHKSRVLAEHPSIHVNATNMGGEGIWADIDLWSTLLKEMRTQAFANAQSMAIPTALADANNRSLRYSHYLNIGLFAVNLVAMLIPPLGEVMMVVMAGQLLYETLDGFVEWSEGDTQAAWAHISDVLENLATLAVGAGVFHVASPVIEKLKVVFLPDGSQRLWKADLSPYERSIEIPLNSRPDNAGLHTIKGQNVLLHEGKTYVLQFDPISGQYRAGHPYDPHAYKPVFKHKGLGIWVHEGEKPLTWDLPMLKRRLGTLGADYSDTEFDHILKVSDVQEDDLRRMYVEDEPLPGLLVDSLRQFRAYTKAMKAVEEVRAGRLSRDLSTYSVIFTTELARWPQTMAFDVYDEFWPQVNAKRYGSAQATGSNLIRISQEELMEGQLPGRVIGALSQSQIEGLLGDQVPFDTEERVRVFKERLAMHMEKNTHRLYTSLYGEPVSDTDPANASIKLVKRLFPQLSTGMARRLVADINPAESLQLKGGKLPARLHRVARQWQRQTRLSAAYLGLYLDGLITADTETLVLNTLEHLPGWQNDLRIEIRNNQFSGELRASFGKSDASVRKVVVRISDGRYKAFDGEGNELHGDDDLYSSLQHALPDAHRKAVGVAHVGQGGELKLKIQQHALPRPYLRELLGMRADNRPFFQPPERLSDGRLGYPLSGRGAAGAATTANEALKARLQNLYPEVGEAAVSSFLNAHGENAVARIKVLEGELDQLESTLNRWIISPVDGEVAGSGGVSWDRKRVVLRQRHSVRNLLKKAWRRVGPRHVVSDRNLGQMLEFKEPGLGPILESLPPLTADFGHVTRLVMDDIGAADGIDSFMSRFSKLRSLEIRDCNLTHLPASIGRMPRLGELDLSFNDIVLTPESVIQLSRLPRMQLMSLESNPIRLSPDISHMPLLRGLNLRNCEVEQWPTGFLAVPRPREFQMFLERNRLSSIPDVAPGSDRANTLARALVTYDDLPFEVLNKLKTYREAVELDPERQRPFGLEGDSRNWLRGFSPEEVVSNQALWNRIEQEHGSEPLFNLFEQQVWSFKNRPREAILDMQGKIWRMLGAMDESAELLDKIFLMASAPMTCVDAGAQIFNALGIEVMLHEAYRLPQEWLVKLEVLDLSRGKARLNQLGRIARARVDELIAGGRRHQAFDETGDVVPHYQNGVLMKSIDEVEIYLKYTTELNDRLALPWQVPHMVFTEGDVTEEMLESAYLHVRALEAGTGLRDQLIELPMWTEFLERSNPVTFEAVKNKINALIDLQEAQETLVAQGAMLSEGQKEVLRQSIQAAADTLAMEVVPGQVLGDEAYYTLLGVFDQQKQAAMRSLTNEALGVGADEDEPKTGRADS, encoded by the coding sequence ATGTCTGAGACGACAGGTCGTGTCTTGCTTCCCGGCGCAACGCCGATCACCGAAGCGCGGCATTATGAGTTCTTAAAGGCCTCTATTCCCCATTATCTGGTAGACGCTAAGCCAGAGCATCGCGCTGCACTTAAAAGCACCGAACTACGCATGCCAGGCTGGTATGGCGCTTTGACGCCTGCTCGTAAAAAACATCTCAAGCCTTTACTGGAGGCGCGATTTACCTCGCAGAATCGTCTGGATCTGTACTTGAACAAAGTGCTACCGCTTGAGGCGTTTGCACAGCCTTTATTGGAAGCCGCCCTGAAAACCGCAGGCTTCACCCTGAACGTCAATGATGTGTACCTGAAGCTATACATCCCGGCAGTAGATGCTTTCGGCGTTAACACCGGGGGGTATGGCACGTACACGTTGTCATTGCTGCAAGCGGCGTTGCACAACTTCGAACAACCCGAAACTCAAGCGAATTTCTTTGCCGCAGAGTCCGGTTTTATCACTCGCCCGGATGACCTGGGGCGATATCAACCCTACAGCACCTTGCTGAAAATCGAAGTCTTCACCCAGCTGTGTCGTGACCTCGATCTTGGCGCTAAATACCAGGAGTACCTTAAACCGTACCTGGATCCCCAGGAGCCCGTGTCCCAAGGTGTATTGGAGCACCGTTACTTCACACAGCAAAAAGCCATGCTCAAGCTGGATGCGCAAATCGCGTTGTTCAAAGGTGATATTCGCCCCGACGATCATGACCTGATGCTGCGAGTGATCAACGGTGAGCGCAACATCACTTATGGCGACCAGCAACTGTGGTATCGCACGCCCTGCGTGATGGAGCTTTTGCTGCATGGCTGCGTCGTGTTCTCTTTTAGCGAGAAATACCGATACGCCACGGATCTCATTGTCTGGATTCCCGGTGATCCCGAGCACCCCCTGAAGCGGTACGCCACTTATGATGATTTTCGCGATGAGTTGGTTCGCAAGCTCACGGCTCGCAGCTCGTCTTTGGCGCAGACCGGTTTTACGCCGTATCAGGCGTTTATTAGCCGTTTTATCAAGCAAAGTGATCGCCCTTATTACTACAAGCGCTTAACTGAGCTGGTTGAGGACGCTCCGCAACAGCCATGGGGGGTTGAGTGGTTCCGTTCTGAAACCACCCAGTTCTGGGTCCGCGCCTTAGCGCCGCAAGCTTCGTTGATATTCGTTGTATCGCCAAACCCTGAAACCCATAAAAGCCGTGTTCTGGCAGAGCATCCCTCGATCCATGTTAACGCCACCAACATGGGCGGCGAAGGCATCTGGGCAGACATTGATCTGTGGAGCACCTTGCTCAAAGAGATGCGCACCCAAGCCTTTGCCAATGCACAAAGCATGGCGATCCCTACTGCGCTGGCTGATGCAAATAATCGCTCGCTGCGCTATTCGCACTACCTGAACATCGGGCTGTTTGCGGTCAACCTGGTGGCGATGCTCATACCACCCTTGGGCGAAGTCATGATGGTGGTCATGGCGGGGCAATTGCTCTACGAAACCCTGGATGGGTTTGTCGAATGGAGCGAGGGGGACACGCAAGCAGCCTGGGCTCATATCAGCGACGTGCTTGAAAACCTGGCAACACTGGCGGTAGGCGCTGGCGTCTTTCACGTTGCGTCGCCGGTTATCGAAAAGCTCAAAGTGGTTTTCTTGCCCGATGGTTCACAACGACTGTGGAAGGCTGATCTGAGCCCCTATGAACGCTCAATTGAAATTCCACTGAATTCCCGCCCGGATAACGCGGGGTTGCACACAATAAAGGGGCAGAACGTGCTGTTGCACGAAGGTAAAACCTATGTGCTGCAATTCGATCCCATTTCCGGGCAGTACCGCGCCGGTCACCCCTATGACCCACATGCCTATAAGCCCGTGTTCAAACACAAAGGGCTGGGTATTTGGGTACATGAGGGCGAGAAGCCGCTGACCTGGGATCTGCCGATGCTGAAGCGCCGTCTGGGGACCTTGGGCGCAGATTATAGCGATACCGAATTCGATCACATCCTCAAGGTCAGTGATGTACAGGAAGATGATCTGCGGCGCATGTATGTCGAGGACGAGCCATTACCCGGCTTGCTGGTAGATAGCCTGCGTCAGTTCAGGGCCTACACCAAGGCCATGAAGGCTGTCGAAGAAGTACGGGCCGGGCGTCTCTCCAGGGATCTGAGTACGTATAGCGTCATTTTTACCACCGAGCTTGCGAGGTGGCCGCAGACCATGGCCTTTGATGTGTACGATGAGTTTTGGCCGCAAGTAAACGCCAAGCGTTACGGCAGCGCGCAGGCAACGGGCAGTAATCTAATCAGAATCAGCCAGGAAGAGTTGATGGAGGGGCAGTTACCGGGGCGAGTGATCGGTGCGTTGAGTCAGTCGCAAATAGAAGGGTTACTGGGTGATCAGGTTCCCTTTGACACCGAAGAGCGAGTGCGTGTGTTCAAGGAGCGACTGGCCATGCACATGGAAAAAAACACTCATCGGCTGTACACAAGTTTGTATGGCGAACCTGTGTCGGACACAGACCCGGCCAACGCATCCATTAAACTCGTCAAGCGTCTGTTCCCCCAATTGTCGACTGGCATGGCACGTCGGCTAGTGGCCGACATCAATCCCGCAGAAAGTCTTCAGCTCAAGGGCGGTAAATTACCGGCGCGCCTGCACAGGGTCGCGCGTCAATGGCAGCGCCAAACCCGCTTGTCTGCCGCTTATTTAGGGTTGTACCTGGACGGCCTGATAACAGCCGATACCGAAACCCTGGTCTTGAATACCCTTGAGCATCTGCCTGGCTGGCAAAACGACCTGCGTATTGAAATACGTAATAACCAGTTCAGTGGTGAGTTGAGAGCCAGTTTTGGAAAGAGTGATGCGAGCGTACGAAAAGTAGTGGTCCGAATCTCGGACGGTAGATACAAGGCGTTTGACGGCGAAGGCAATGAACTGCACGGCGATGATGATCTTTACAGCAGCCTGCAACATGCCCTGCCGGATGCCCACCGTAAAGCGGTGGGCGTGGCCCATGTCGGCCAAGGGGGTGAGTTAAAGCTCAAGATCCAGCAGCACGCACTACCGCGCCCCTATTTACGCGAGTTATTAGGTATGCGAGCTGATAATCGCCCATTTTTTCAGCCTCCCGAGCGTTTGTCTGACGGTCGACTGGGCTATCCGCTCAGTGGCCGAGGCGCAGCAGGTGCAGCCACCACCGCTAATGAAGCTTTGAAGGCCCGGCTTCAAAACCTCTATCCCGAGGTGGGTGAGGCGGCTGTGTCGAGTTTTCTGAATGCGCATGGGGAAAATGCGGTGGCTCGTATAAAGGTGTTGGAGGGCGAATTAGACCAGTTGGAGAGCACGCTTAATCGATGGATTATTTCGCCTGTTGACGGGGAAGTGGCGGGGTCGGGTGGTGTTTCTTGGGACCGCAAACGGGTAGTACTCCGTCAACGGCATTCGGTACGTAATCTCCTGAAGAAAGCCTGGCGTCGAGTGGGGCCCCGGCATGTCGTCAGCGACCGTAATCTGGGGCAGATGTTGGAATTCAAAGAACCGGGGTTGGGGCCCATTCTGGAGTCCTTGCCGCCCCTGACGGCGGATTTTGGTCATGTCACCCGCCTGGTCATGGACGATATCGGCGCAGCCGATGGCATCGATAGCTTTATGTCTCGCTTCAGCAAACTGCGCTCGCTCGAAATCAGGGATTGCAATTTGACGCATTTACCCGCGTCGATTGGGCGGATGCCGCGATTGGGCGAGCTTGACTTGTCGTTTAACGACATTGTGCTGACGCCTGAGTCTGTGATCCAACTGAGCCGATTGCCCCGCATGCAACTGATGTCGCTGGAGTCCAACCCTATTCGCTTGTCCCCGGATATCAGTCACATGCCTCTCCTGCGAGGCTTGAATCTGAGAAATTGTGAGGTCGAGCAATGGCCAACAGGGTTTTTGGCTGTTCCACGGCCTCGAGAATTTCAGATGTTCCTTGAACGAAACCGCCTTTCGAGCATTCCTGATGTGGCGCCGGGCTCCGACAGGGCTAATACCCTGGCCCGAGCATTGGTGACTTACGATGACTTGCCATTTGAGGTGCTCAATAAGTTGAAAACTTACCGGGAGGCAGTTGAGCTTGACCCTGAACGTCAACGACCCTTTGGCTTGGAAGGGGACAGCCGCAATTGGTTGCGCGGTTTTAGTCCTGAAGAGGTTGTGAGTAATCAAGCCTTGTGGAATCGCATAGAGCAGGAGCATGGTTCAGAACCCCTGTTTAACCTTTTTGAACAGCAGGTCTGGTCGTTTAAGAATCGCCCGAGGGAGGCGATCCTGGATATGCAAGGCAAGATATGGCGAATGCTGGGGGCGATGGATGAAAGCGCAGAACTTCTCGACAAGATTTTTCTGATGGCCTCTGCTCCCATGACGTGCGTGGATGCAGGGGCACAGATTTTCAATGCATTAGGCATTGAGGTGATGTTGCATGAGGCCTACCGCTTACCGCAGGAGTGGCTGGTTAAACTCGAGGTGCTGGACCTGTCCAGAGGCAAGGCACGTCTCAACCAGTTGGGCAGAATTGCCCGTGCGCGGGTCGATGAGTTGATCGCCGGGGGGCGTCGGCATCAAGCTTTTGATGAGACGGGCGATGTTGTGCCGCATTACCAGAATGGGGTTTTAATGAAGTCCATCGATGAGGTTGAGATTTACCTTAAATACACCACCGAACTCAATGACAGGTTGGCCTTGCCCTGGCAAGTACCTCATATGGTGTTCACCGAAGGTGATGTGACCGAAGAGATGCTTGAGAGCGCTTACCTCCACGTGAGAGCTTTGGAGGCGGGAACAGGGTTGCGTGATCAATTAATTGAACTGCCAATGTGGACTGAGTTTCTTGAGCGTTCTAACCCTGTCACGTTTGAGGCTGTGAAAAATAAAATAAATGCATTGATCGACTTGCAAGAAGCGCAAGAAACATTGGTCGCGCAAGGCGCCATGTTGTCCGAGGGGCAAAAAGAGGTATTGCGCCAGAGCATCCAGGCGGCCGCCGACACCCTTGCCATGGAGGTGGTTCCAGGGCAGGTGCTCGGTGATGAGGCGTATTACACGCTATTGGGCGTTTTTGACCAACAGAAGCAGGCCGCCATGCGATCTCTGACGAACGAGGCGTTGGGTGTAGGAGCCGACGAGGACGAGCCGAAAACAGGCAGAGCTGATTCCTGA
- a CDS encoding chaperone modulator CbpM, which produces MSSTLIVQLDMERFCEEANIPATYVIEIVEHGIIEPQGRTPDVWRFEDYELVIAKRAAKLRDDLHMEWQGVALALELLEEVQQLRDENRRLKQQLGRFVG; this is translated from the coding sequence ATGAGCAGCACCCTGATCGTTCAGCTGGACATGGAAAGGTTCTGCGAAGAGGCCAATATCCCGGCCACTTACGTGATAGAGATTGTCGAACACGGAATTATCGAACCTCAGGGCCGCACGCCAGACGTGTGGCGTTTTGAAGACTACGAACTGGTCATCGCCAAGCGTGCGGCCAAGCTGCGTGATGATTTGCACATGGAGTGGCAGGGCGTCGCCCTGGCGCTGGAACTTCTGGAAGAAGTGCAGCAACTGCGTGACGAAAACCGTCGGTTGAAGCAGCAATTGGGGCGGTTTGTAGGGTAA